The proteins below come from a single Mycobacteriales bacterium genomic window:
- a CDS encoding WhiB family transcriptional regulator: MTDISRLPAPQVEVWEWQLKGACRGHDPSLFFHPEGERGPRRAGREAAAKAVCAGCPVLLACRTHALSVREPYGIWGGMSEHDREDAGAQQVPAAS, from the coding sequence ATGACGGACATCTCGCGCCTGCCTGCGCCGCAGGTCGAGGTCTGGGAGTGGCAGCTGAAGGGCGCCTGTCGCGGCCACGATCCCTCGCTGTTCTTCCACCCGGAGGGCGAACGGGGGCCGCGCAGAGCCGGCCGCGAGGCAGCCGCCAAGGCCGTCTGCGCCGGATGCCCCGTGCTGCTCGCCTGCCGCACGCACGCACTCAGCGTCCGGGAGCCGTACGGGATCTGGGGCGGGATGTCCGAGCACGACCGCGAGGACGCCGGTGCGCAGCAGGTGCCTGCCGCCAGCTGA
- the shbA gene encoding RNA polymerase sigma factor ShbA, with product MVDEVSALVPPARRGEPVAVEQLLAHLRPGVLRYCRARLGRTAGTYESADDVAQEVCMAVVKALPGYVDKGAFRAFVHGIAAHKVADAQRAAYRDRSDATDRLPDRADPGAGPEDQVLADERAQAARALLDRLPPAHREILLLRVVSGLTAEQTGQALDMTPGAVRVAQHRALSRLRTLAQTAGLEVVA from the coding sequence GTGGTGGACGAAGTCTCCGCACTGGTCCCTCCCGCACGCAGGGGAGAGCCGGTGGCCGTGGAACAGCTCCTCGCCCACCTGCGCCCCGGAGTCCTGCGCTACTGCCGCGCCCGGCTGGGGCGCACCGCCGGTACGTACGAATCGGCCGATGACGTGGCCCAGGAGGTGTGCATGGCGGTGGTCAAGGCGCTGCCCGGCTATGTGGACAAGGGCGCGTTCAGGGCGTTCGTGCACGGCATCGCCGCCCACAAGGTCGCCGATGCCCAGCGCGCCGCCTACCGCGACCGCAGCGACGCGACCGACCGGCTGCCCGACCGGGCCGATCCGGGCGCCGGGCCCGAGGACCAGGTGCTCGCCGACGAACGGGCGCAGGCGGCGCGAGCACTGCTGGACCGACTGCCACCGGCGCACCGGGAGATCCTGCTGCTACGCGTCGTCAGCGGTCTGACCGCCGAGCAGACCGGCCAGGCGCTGGACATGACTCCCGGTGCCGTCCGCGTCGCCCAGCACCGCGCGCTGTCCCGTCTCCGCACGCTCGCCCAGACCGCCGGACTGGAGGTTGTCGCATGA
- a CDS encoding M15 family metallopeptidase: MSFPPDRPANSGLRVPVRGARWAALLGMVLLAGCSTGGPQSVEPPAEALHAAASPAASAAPPATAAARARPPVALAVKPLGQRLRPDVLVAGPRTFSPTAVDKLGGLSTEGGHVVFRTGTVRIGGKDVRAVGVDPSTFRTFAAQGTAESDAVWQAVARGEAVASHEGAKALALALGKEVRVAAKAGGPDLPLRLGALATTGVPGSDLIVDSETGRALGLPSATGMLLTAPKGMDPVALAGKVRAVTGDGAAVDLLTPPAANPVAFLTGSRAAKAFGAFSYRYYPDGTIQPDAAWVRRNIQTTTLPIMGRVSCHRLMIPQLRGALQDVVDAGLAHTLSTYDGCYVPRFIERNPENSISLHTWGIAIDMDASKNYRGIAGTMHPEVVNIFKRWGFRWGGDWQYTDPMHFELAALIKTPRR; encoded by the coding sequence GTGTCCTTCCCGCCCGATCGTCCAGCGAACTCCGGGCTGCGGGTCCCGGTTCGCGGAGCGCGCTGGGCGGCGCTGCTCGGCATGGTCCTCCTGGCCGGCTGCTCGACCGGCGGGCCGCAATCGGTCGAGCCCCCCGCGGAGGCGCTGCACGCCGCTGCCTCCCCGGCCGCCTCGGCCGCACCACCGGCCACCGCCGCGGCCCGGGCCCGACCGCCGGTCGCGCTTGCCGTCAAACCGCTGGGTCAGCGGCTGCGTCCCGACGTGCTCGTCGCGGGCCCCCGCACCTTCTCCCCCACCGCTGTCGACAAACTGGGTGGCCTGTCCACCGAGGGCGGTCACGTCGTCTTCCGTACCGGCACGGTCCGCATCGGCGGCAAGGACGTCCGGGCCGTCGGCGTGGATCCCTCGACGTTCCGCACGTTCGCGGCGCAGGGCACCGCCGAGTCCGATGCCGTCTGGCAGGCCGTCGCCCGCGGCGAGGCCGTCGCCTCTCACGAGGGAGCCAAGGCCCTCGCGCTCGCGCTGGGCAAGGAGGTGCGGGTCGCTGCCAAGGCCGGAGGGCCGGACCTGCCGCTGCGTCTCGGCGCGCTGGCCACGACCGGCGTGCCCGGCAGCGACCTGATCGTCGACAGCGAGACCGGCCGGGCCCTGGGCCTGCCGTCCGCTACCGGGATGCTGCTCACGGCCCCGAAGGGCATGGACCCGGTCGCGCTGGCCGGCAAGGTCAGGGCCGTCACCGGCGACGGCGCGGCTGTGGACCTGCTCACGCCGCCGGCGGCCAACCCGGTCGCGTTCCTGACCGGCAGTCGCGCTGCCAAGGCGTTCGGTGCGTTCTCCTACCGCTACTACCCCGACGGCACGATCCAGCCCGACGCCGCCTGGGTCCGGCGCAACATCCAGACGACGACCCTCCCGATCATGGGCCGGGTGAGCTGCCACCGGCTGATGATCCCGCAGCTGCGCGGCGCCCTCCAGGACGTAGTCGACGCGGGGCTGGCGCACACGCTGTCGACGTACGACGGCTGCTATGTCCCGCGCTTCATCGAGCGCAACCCCGAGAACTCCATCTCGCTGCACACCTGGGGCATCGCCATCGACATGGACGCCTCCAAGAACTACCGGGGCATCGCCGGGACCATGCACCCGGAGGTCGTGAACATCTTCAAGCGCTGGGGCTTTCGCTGGGGCGGCGACTGGCAGTACACCGACCCGATGCACTTCGAGCTGGCTGCACTGATCAAGACCCCCAGGCGCTGA
- a CDS encoding response regulator transcription factor — protein MTTVLICDDHRIVREGLRQFVAGVPGVNRVDTAASGEEVLARYEHEQPDLVLMDVRMPGLGGLETTRRLVAAHPTAKVIMLTAADDREQVAAAVSSGARGYLLKDVSHEELCAAVAHALDGADLVEPSLRRALSSARDASRSTPPGGQLTERELQVLTGMSQGKSNGQIGKDLYLSEDTIKTHARRLFRKLGVNDRAQAVALGFRRGLVN, from the coding sequence ATGACCACCGTCCTCATCTGCGACGACCACCGGATCGTCCGGGAGGGCCTGCGGCAGTTCGTCGCGGGTGTCCCCGGCGTCAACCGCGTCGACACCGCCGCCAGCGGCGAGGAGGTGCTGGCCCGGTACGAGCACGAGCAGCCGGACCTGGTCCTCATGGACGTACGGATGCCCGGTCTGGGTGGCCTGGAGACCACCCGGCGGCTCGTCGCTGCGCACCCGACGGCCAAGGTCATCATGTTGACCGCCGCCGACGACCGCGAGCAGGTGGCAGCCGCCGTCTCCTCCGGCGCTCGGGGCTATCTGCTCAAGGACGTCAGTCATGAGGAGTTGTGCGCCGCCGTCGCACATGCCCTGGACGGTGCCGACCTCGTGGAGCCCTCGCTGCGTCGCGCCCTGAGCAGCGCCCGCGACGCGTCGCGCAGCACGCCGCCCGGAGGCCAGCTCACCGAGCGTGAGCTGCAGGTACTGACCGGCATGAGCCAAGGCAAGAGCAACGGGCAGATCGGCAAGGACCTCTACCTGTCGGAAGACACCATCAAGACCCATGCCCGCCGGTTGTTCCGCAAGCTCGGGGTCAACGACCGCGCGCAGGCCGTGGCGCTGGGCTTCCGCCGCGGCCTGGTCAACTGA